Sequence from the Pseudomonas frederiksbergensis genome:
CAGAATCACCCCGGCCTCGACCGTGATGGTTTCATTGGCCAGGTCAATTTCACGGATGCGTTTCATGCGCGTCAAAGACAACACTACCTGGCTGCCGGAAGCATCCGGAATCGAGCCACCGCACAAACCGGTATTGCCGCCCTGGGGCACCAGCGCCACCCTGGCCTCGTGGCAAAGCCGCACCACTGCGGCCACCTCCTCGGTCGTGGCGGGCCGGACCACCAACGCGGCCTGGCCTTGGTAGGCGTTGCGCCAGTCGGTGAGATAACTGGCCATGAGGGCCGGATCGCGCACCACGCCCGCAGCGCCGACCACCTGCTCGATGCTGTGGATAAACTCAGCACTCATCGCCATGCCGGGCTCCTCGTCGACCTGATCACGGGCGCCGCCCGATCTCGATCTGGTCCGCCGTCCATCCCGCCACGCGTTCGCTCAAGGACAGCCCAAGGCCAGGCCGAGTGGGCACCAGCATGCGTCCTTCGCGGGTTTCCATGCGTTCGTTGAACAACGGCTCCAGCCATTCGAAATGTTCGACCCACGGCTCGCGACTGTAGGTGGCGGCCAGATGGATGTGCAGTTCCATGGCAAAATGTGGCGCAATCATCAGCCCCGCTTGTTCGGCCGCTGCCTGCACTTTCAGGTAAGGCGTGATGCCGCCGACACGCGGTGCATCGGGCATCAGGTAATCGGCGGCGCGCAGCTTGATGAATTCCCAGTGCTCGGCGACGCTGGTGAGCATTTCGCCGGTGGCGATCGGCGTGTCGAATTGCTGGGCCAGCGCAGCGTGACCTTCGGCGTCGTAGCAGTCCAGCGGCTCCTCGATCCAGACCAGGTTGTATTGTTCCAACTGGCGGCACATGCGCTGCGCGGTGGGGCGGTCCCACTGTTGGTTGGCATCGACCATCAAGGGGAAACCATCCCCCAAGTGTTTGCGAATGGTGCTGACCCGGTGCAGATCCAGCGCCTGGTCAGGCTGGCCGACCTTGAGCTTGATGCCACCGATACCCTTCTCCCTAGAGATGTCTGTATTGATCATTAATTGATCAAGCGGCGTGTGCAGGAATCCACCCGATGTGTTGTAGCACTGGACAGAATCACGATGAGCGCCCAGCAAACGCGCCAGGGAAAGATTGGCCCGCTTGGCTTTCAAGTCCCACAGGGCCACATCGAATGCACCGATCGCCTGGGTCGCCAGGCCGCTGCGCCCAACCGAGGCACCCGCCCAGCAGAGCTTGTCCCAGAGCTTGGCAATATCGCTGGGATTTTCGCCGATGAGGCTGGGGGCGAGTTCCTGGGCATGGGCAAATTGCCCAGGGCCACCGGCGCGCTTGGAATAGCTGAACCCCAGGCCACGGTGGCCGTCCCTGGTTTCGATTTCCACAAACAGCATGGCGATTTCGGTCATGGGTTTTTGCCGACCGGTCAGCACCTTGGCGTCGCTGATGGGGTTGGCCAGCGGCAGGAATACCGAGGCCACGCGCACCCAGGCAATGCGGTCCTCGTCGGCGGAAGACAGTTGAGGCTTGTCTTGCATGGCTATGCTCCGAACGTTTGGGTTCTGCTGCTGCAACACAGGCGCGTTGCAGCAGCCGATGCGATGGGCTAGCTGCGCATCAATTCAATGGCCGCACTTTTACGGTTGCGAATGACCGTCACCAGGTGCCAGGAGATGGACGCGGCGGCCAGGATGAGGAAACCCGCCGAGATGGGATTGGTCAGGAAGCCGCCGAAGTTGCCATCGGACAGCATCAACCCGCGGCGCAAGTTGGTTTCGGCCATCGGACCGAGGATGAAACCGATGATGAACGGCGCAATCGGCAACCCGGCCTTGACGAACCCGTACCCCAGCAAGCCAAACAGCAGCACCGCCCAGACGTCGAATATCCGGCTGTTCAGGCCAAAGGCGCCGACCACACAGAGCACCAGGATAATCGGCAGCAGGATGTGCTTGGGCACCGCCAACAGTTTGATGAACATGCGCAGGCCATAGAACTCCAGCACCAGCATGAGCACCGAAGCGAGGATAAGCGCGGCGAAAATCGAGTAGACCAGAGGCGCCTGGCTGATGAACAGCAGCGGCCCGGGCTGGAGGCCGTGGATCATGAAACCGCCGAGCATGACCGCCGTGGTGGTATCACCGGGAATGCCTAGCGTCAGCAATGGAATCATCGCTCCGCCAATGCCGGCATTGTTTGCCGTCTCGCTGGCGACCACACCGTCGATCTTGCCCTTGCCGAATTCTTCAGGGGTTTTGGAGCGCTTCTTGGCCACGATGTAGGAAACGATATTCGACGTACCGGCACCGATACCGGGCAGGATACCGATGCCCAGGCCAATCACGGACGAACGGGTGGCGTTGGGCAACTGGCCGATGAACTCCTTGATCGAAAAACCAAAACCTTTCACACCTTTCATGCTGATGTGCTGAGGTCTGGCCCGGTGGCTCAGGCGCGCGCTCTCGGCGAACTTCAACACTTCGGCGACGGCGAACATGCCGATCATGACCGTGAGCATGGCGAAGCCGCCATTGAGGCTCGGCAGGTCAAAGGTAAAGCGACGGATGGCCTCGACCGGGGCGATCCCCACGGTGGAGAAGGCAAAACCCAGGGCCCCGGCAAACAAACCTTTGACCAGCGAGCCGGTGGACAACGTGGCGATCAACGTCAGCGAGAAAATCGCAATAGAGAAATATTCGTGCGGGCCAAAGCTCAGGGCCAGTTCCGCCAGGATCGGGGCGATGAACATCAGCGCCGCGATACTGAATATCGTGCCGAGGAACGAGAACACCACGCCAATCCCAAGGGCCTTCACTCCATGGCCTTGCTGCATCAGTGGCCAGCCATCGAACGTCGTCGCGATGGAGGCCGGCGTTCCCGGTATGTTGAGCAATATCGCCGATATCAGCCCTCCCGAGGTGGCGCCCACGAACAAAGCCACCAGCAGTGCCAGGCCAGGACCGGGCCCCATCGAGTAAGTCAGCGGCAAGCACAGTGCGATCGCCATGGTGGCCGAGAGGCCGGGCACCGCTCCAAAAACGATCCCCACCGCAACGCCGAGGGTGATCAACAGAAAAACGTAGGGTGTCAGTACGGCTGCGAAGCCTGTTTGCATGAGCTCAATCATGGCCGTCCCCTAGAAATCCAATAAACCGACAGGCAGGAGCAAGTCGAAGCCATGACGAAAGATGTAAAAAATCAGGACAGCCGAAACGACCGCGATCAGCGTGTATCGCAGGTGCTTGACCTTTTCGTCCGCCGGGGTCAATACGATGAACTGGGCATAGAGATAGAGCGCAGTGGTGATCAAAAAACCCACCGGTTCCATCAGCGCCGTGTAAAGCAGCACCAATGCCAGGGATTTGATGACAGTTGGGTAATCGATCGCCTCGGGCTTTTCCGCAGGTTCGGCACTTTTGTCCGGCAGTTTCCGCCAGGCCCATAACTGCAACGCACCCAACAGGCACAGCGCGACGGCGAGAACCAACGGTACAAACGCGGCATCGACCGTCCCGCGACGCGGCAGGTTCAGGGTCAATACCAGATAAGCGATGCCGGCGCCGAGCATGGCCAGGCCGGCGATCAGCTCGTTTCTCTTATAGGAATCCATACAGGCTCCTCTTGCTTGGAAGGACGGGGCGTCGGGTGCTAGCCAGCGCGGCACGCACCCGAACCGTTACGCAAAATTATTTGGCTTTACGCATCTCGTCCTTGAACTGCATGAAGCTGTCGCGGGTTTTGTTCAACGTGGCGATCGCTTCTTCGGTGCCTTGGAAGCTGATCGGCTGCTTGAAGGACTTTTTCAGCTCCTCGGCGTACTCAGGCTCTTCGGTGATTTTCTTCATGGTGTCGGCCATCTTCTTGACGATGGCGGGGTCGGTGCCTTTCGGAAAGGCGACGACGTAAGGCTTGTCCAGCACCAGGTCCACGCCTTGCTCCTTGAAGGTCTTGACGTCGCCCAGCAGCGCATTGCGCTCGGCGTTAGGCTGGCCCAGGGCGGACATCTTGCCGCTGGAGATGTAATCCTGGACCGAGCCATAGCTGATCGCACCGAGGTCGATGCGCTTGCCCAGCAAGGCAACGATTTTTTCCGAGACGGTGCCGCTGTCGACCATTTTCAGCTTCACGCCGGCGAGCTTCTCGAACATCAGGCCTTGCAGGTGCGAAAAGTTGCCCATCTCGGTGCCGTAGGTGATGGTGCCGGGCTTGGCCTTGGCCTTCTCGATCAACTGATCGAGGCTGTCGATGCCCGAGCTTTTCGCCGAGACAAACACCGCGCCTTTGTCGACGCCAGCGATGCAGGAAATATCGAACGCATCGAAACGGTCTTCGGACAGCCCCGCCACCTCGTTGACGATCAACTGGCCGGTGTGGGTAAACAGAATGGTGTTGCCATCGGGCGTTGCGCTCTTGACCGCATCGGCGGCGATGGTGCCGCCCCCACCGGCCATGTTGGTAACGACCATGGCCTTGCCGGTCACCTTGGTGAAGTACTTGGCCATCATCCGTGCGTTGAAATCAGTGTCACCGCCGGCGTTGGCGATTACCACGACCTGTACCGGACGAGTTGGCCAGTCGACGGCTTCGGCCGCCATTGCACTGCCGGCGGTCAGGCTCAGAAACGAGGCGATTAAAGAGGCGCAGAGTGTTTTCTTCATTATTGTTCTCCGGGTGCTGCGATTCATTGTGTGGTTGAGGTTGCGCGAGAAACGGACACACCCAGTGCTAACGCCTGATGGAACAGGCGAAGGCGCTTGGATGTGGAAAACGAGGCGTTCTGTAGTAGCTGCGAGCCCGCGTGGGCCATTTCGGACAGGAAAGAAAGCGTTCGGCGCACGGCGCTAAAGCGTGAGGCCGGAGGACTGCATACCCTTTGGGCGGTAAATGCAGAAAACATGACTGCACCTTTCATTTTTATTATTTTCTTATGTCATACGTTGTCGTATGACTTGATATCAACACCTCTACTCCCTGTTGTCAACGCAGTTGTTCCGGACCTACCACGAATGCGACGAACAGGACCGGGTAAAAACCGAATCGAGTCATTGCGCTGATCCTCAAAAGGAAACGCCGTTTAATGTGCGCCCATAAAAAAACCCCCTGGAGTCAGGGGGTTGGTTCGGGAAGAGCTGAGCTCCGGACCGTCTCGCCGGGGCGCACCCCGCGTGACGTTCTTACTCAACCGTGACCGATTTCGCCAGGTTACGCGGCTGGTCCACATCGGTCCCCTTGAGTACCGCCACGTAGTACGACAACAATTGCAGCGGGATCGTGTAGAGGATCGGCGACAGAATGTCGTGAATGTGCGGCATGTGCACAACGTGGGTGCCTTCGCCGTTGGTCATGCCAGCCTTCTCATCGGCGAAGACCACCAGTTGGCCACCACGGGCGCGGACTTCCTGCAGATTGGACTTCAGCTTTTCCAGCAGCTCATTGTTCGGCGCGACGGTTACCACCGGCATGTCGTTATCCACAAGCGCCAGCGGGCCGTGCTTGAGTTCGCCGGCCGGGTAGGCTTCGGCGTGAATGTAGGAAATCTCCTTGAGCTTCAGCGCCCCTTCCATCGCCACTGGGAATTGCGCACCGCGGCCCAGGAACAGGGTGTGGTTCTTCTCAGCGAACAGCTCGGCGATTTTTTCCACAATGCTGTCCATGGCCAAGGCTTCACCCAGGCGAGCCGGTAGACGCCGCAGTTCTTCCACCAGCTTGGCTTCGACGCCCTCCGCCAGCGTGCCGCGCACCTGGCCCAGCGAAAGGGTTAGCAACAGCAAGCCCACCAATTGCGTGGTGAACGCCTTGGTCGACGCCACGCCGATTTCGCGACCGGCCTGAGTCAGTAAGGTCAGGTCGGATTCGCGCACCAGCGAGCTGATGCCGACGTTGCAGATCGCCAGGCTGGCGAGGAAACCCAGTTCCTTGGCATTGCGCAGCGCGGCCAGGGTGTCGGCGGTTTCACCGGACTGGGAAATGGTCACGAACAGGGTATCAGGCTGCACGACGACTTTGCGATAGCGGAACTCGCTGGCGACTTCGACCTGGCAAGGGATACCGGCCAGCTCTTCAAGCCAGTAACGCGCAACCATGCCGGCGTGGTAACTGGTGCCGCACGCCACGATCTGCACATTGCGCACCTTGGCGAACAGCTCGGCCGCTTGAGGGCCGAAGGCCTGGACCAGCACTTGATCCTGGCTCAGCCGACCTTCGAGGGTGCGCTGCACAACGGCCGGCTGCTCGTGGATCTCCTTGAGCATGTAATGGCGGAACTCGCCCTTCTCGGCAGCTTCGGCGCCGTCGCGGTATTGCACGACCTCGCGCACCACTTCTTTGCCGTCAAGGTCCCAGATCTGCACGCTATCACGACGAATTTCGGCGATATCGCCCTCTTCCAGGTACATGAAGCGGTCAGTGACCTGACGCAGCGCCAGTTGATCGGAAGCCAGGAAGTTCTCCCCCAGGCCCAGGCCGATCACCAATGGGCTGCCGCTGCGGGCCGCTACCAGGCGATCCGGTTGTTTCGCGCTGATCACCGCCAGGCCATAAGCGCCATGGAGTTCCTTGACAGTGGCCTTGAGCGCCACGCTCAGGTCCACCAGGTCCTTGAGCTTATGATTGAGCAAGTGAGCGATGACTTCGGTGTCGGTGTCCGAGGTGAACACATAGCCGAGTGCCTTGAGTTGCTCGCGCAGGGCTTCATAGTTCTCGATGATGCCGTTGTGCACCACCGCCAGGTCGCCGGAAAAATGCGGATGGGCATTTCGCTCGCATGGCGCGCCGTGGGTGGCCCAACGGGTGTGGGCGATGCCCAGGCGACCGATCAGCGGCTCGGCATCCAGCGCTTGTTCCAGTTCACTGACCTTTCCCGGGCGCCGCATGCGCTCAAGCGTCTCGTCGTTGGTGAATACCGCCACACCGGCACTGTCGTAGCCGCGATATTCGAGACGCTTGAGACCTTCCAGCAAGATGGCCGTGATGTTGCGTTCAGCAACGGCGCCGACAATTCCACACATGCTATTTCTCCTGGCTGACAGACGCGCAGATGACATTGATGCCGCGGGCCTGGATCTGATCGCGTGCCTCCACGGGCAGGCGATCATCGGTAATGAGGGTATGGACGCTGCTCCACGGCAGTTCCAGGTTGGGAATCTTGCGGCCGATCTTGTCGGCCTCCACCATCACGATCACTTCGCGGGCGACCTCAGCCATTACACGGCTCAGGCCCAGCAGTTCGTTGAAGGTGGTGGTACCTCGAACCAGATCGATGCCATCGGCGCCGATGAACAACTGGTCGAAATCGTAGGAACGCAGGACCTGCTCGGCGACTTGTCCCTGGAACGACTCGGAGTGAGGGTCCCAGGTGCCACCGGTCATCAACAGCACCGGCTCATGCTCCAGTTCGCTCAAGGCGTTGGCGACGTGCAGGGAATTGGTCATCACCACCAGGCCCGGCTGTTGGCCGAGTTGCGGAATCATGGCCGCCGTGGTGCTGCCGCTGTCGATAATGATGCGCGCGTGCTCGCGGATCCGCTTCACGGCGGCCCGGGCAATGGCTTGTTTGTACTTGGAGACGGTTTGCCCGTTATCGGCCACCAACTCCTGCGGCATCGGCACCGCACCACCGTAGCGACGCAGCAGCAGGCCATTGGTTTCCAAGGCGGCTAAATCCTTGCGAATCGTAACCTCCGAGGTTTCGAAGCGCTTGGCCAGTTCATCCACACTGACCTCGCCCTGCTCTTGGAGCAACGCAAGGATGTTATGACGGCGCTGTGGCGTGTTGCGTTTCGACATGATGGCTTAAGTTTCGATTCGAAAGATAACGTAAGCAATCAAAACCTATTGAAGCGATGTCGTCAAGGCGCGGGGAGAAAAATTCAGAAAATTGCGCAAATCGAATGTGGGAGCGTGCTTGCTCGCGAAGGCTTTGGTTCAGCAACGACCAATCGGCTGGACCAATGCCTTCACGAGCAAGCCCGCTCCCATAGAAGGATTGTGGATAACTTTAGGACTTGTCGATTTTCTCCGGCCGCTTCCAGCCGTCGATATTACGCTGGCGCGCACGCCCTACCGCCAGTTGCCCGTTATCCACATTCTGGGTGAGGGTCGAACCGGCTGCCGTGGTCGCACCGCTAGAGATATCCACAGGAGCCACCAAGGAATTGTTCGAGCCAATGAAGACGTCTTCGCCCAATACCGTTTTCCACTTATTGGCACC
This genomic interval carries:
- a CDS encoding tripartite tricarboxylate transporter TctB family protein gives rise to the protein MDSYKRNELIAGLAMLGAGIAYLVLTLNLPRRGTVDAAFVPLVLAVALCLLGALQLWAWRKLPDKSAEPAEKPEAIDYPTVIKSLALVLLYTALMEPVGFLITTALYLYAQFIVLTPADEKVKHLRYTLIAVVSAVLIFYIFRHGFDLLLPVGLLDF
- the glmS gene encoding glutamine--fructose-6-phosphate transaminase (isomerizing); this encodes MCGIVGAVAERNITAILLEGLKRLEYRGYDSAGVAVFTNDETLERMRRPGKVSELEQALDAEPLIGRLGIAHTRWATHGAPCERNAHPHFSGDLAVVHNGIIENYEALREQLKALGYVFTSDTDTEVIAHLLNHKLKDLVDLSVALKATVKELHGAYGLAVISAKQPDRLVAARSGSPLVIGLGLGENFLASDQLALRQVTDRFMYLEEGDIAEIRRDSVQIWDLDGKEVVREVVQYRDGAEAAEKGEFRHYMLKEIHEQPAVVQRTLEGRLSQDQVLVQAFGPQAAELFAKVRNVQIVACGTSYHAGMVARYWLEELAGIPCQVEVASEFRYRKVVVQPDTLFVTISQSGETADTLAALRNAKELGFLASLAICNVGISSLVRESDLTLLTQAGREIGVASTKAFTTQLVGLLLLTLSLGQVRGTLAEGVEAKLVEELRRLPARLGEALAMDSIVEKIAELFAEKNHTLFLGRGAQFPVAMEGALKLKEISYIHAEAYPAGELKHGPLALVDNDMPVVTVAPNNELLEKLKSNLQEVRARGGQLVVFADEKAGMTNGEGTHVVHMPHIHDILSPILYTIPLQLLSYYVAVLKGTDVDQPRNLAKSVTVE
- a CDS encoding tripartite tricarboxylate transporter permease, coding for MIELMQTGFAAVLTPYVFLLITLGVAVGIVFGAVPGLSATMAIALCLPLTYSMGPGPGLALLVALFVGATSGGLISAILLNIPGTPASIATTFDGWPLMQQGHGVKALGIGVVFSFLGTIFSIAALMFIAPILAELALSFGPHEYFSIAIFSLTLIATLSTGSLVKGLFAGALGFAFSTVGIAPVEAIRRFTFDLPSLNGGFAMLTVMIGMFAVAEVLKFAESARLSHRARPQHISMKGVKGFGFSIKEFIGQLPNATRSSVIGLGIGILPGIGAGTSNIVSYIVAKKRSKTPEEFGKGKIDGVVASETANNAGIGGAMIPLLTLGIPGDTTTAVMLGGFMIHGLQPGPLLFISQAPLVYSIFAALILASVLMLVLEFYGLRMFIKLLAVPKHILLPIILVLCVVGAFGLNSRIFDVWAVLLFGLLGYGFVKAGLPIAPFIIGFILGPMAETNLRRGLMLSDGNFGGFLTNPISAGFLILAAASISWHLVTVIRNRKSAAIELMRS
- a CDS encoding L-talarate/galactarate dehydratase → MQDKPQLSSADEDRIAWVRVASVFLPLANPISDAKVLTGRQKPMTEIAMLFVEIETRDGHRGLGFSYSKRAGGPGQFAHAQELAPSLIGENPSDIAKLWDKLCWAGASVGRSGLATQAIGAFDVALWDLKAKRANLSLARLLGAHRDSVQCYNTSGGFLHTPLDQLMINTDISREKGIGGIKLKVGQPDQALDLHRVSTIRKHLGDGFPLMVDANQQWDRPTAQRMCRQLEQYNLVWIEEPLDCYDAEGHAALAQQFDTPIATGEMLTSVAEHWEFIKLRAADYLMPDAPRVGGITPYLKVQAAAEQAGLMIAPHFAMELHIHLAATYSREPWVEHFEWLEPLFNERMETREGRMLVPTRPGLGLSLSERVAGWTADQIEIGRRP
- a CDS encoding tripartite tricarboxylate transporter substrate binding protein, which encodes MKKTLCASLIASFLSLTAGSAMAAEAVDWPTRPVQVVVIANAGGDTDFNARMMAKYFTKVTGKAMVVTNMAGGGGTIAADAVKSATPDGNTILFTHTGQLIVNEVAGLSEDRFDAFDISCIAGVDKGAVFVSAKSSGIDSLDQLIEKAKAKPGTITYGTEMGNFSHLQGLMFEKLAGVKLKMVDSGTVSEKIVALLGKRIDLGAISYGSVQDYISSGKMSALGQPNAERNALLGDVKTFKEQGVDLVLDKPYVVAFPKGTDPAIVKKMADTMKKITEEPEYAEELKKSFKQPISFQGTEEAIATLNKTRDSFMQFKDEMRKAK
- a CDS encoding DeoR/GlpR family DNA-binding transcription regulator, producing MMSKRNTPQRRHNILALLQEQGEVSVDELAKRFETSEVTIRKDLAALETNGLLLRRYGGAVPMPQELVADNGQTVSKYKQAIARAAVKRIREHARIIIDSGSTTAAMIPQLGQQPGLVVMTNSLHVANALSELEHEPVLLMTGGTWDPHSESFQGQVAEQVLRSYDFDQLFIGADGIDLVRGTTTFNELLGLSRVMAEVAREVIVMVEADKIGRKIPNLELPWSSVHTLITDDRLPVEARDQIQARGINVICASVSQEK